Sequence from the Chthonomonas sp. genome:
TCAGGTTGCTTCCGGTCACGTCGAAGTAGACCGTCGGAGAGTTGGCCACCGACGGGCTCGACCAAGAAACGCGAAGGTTGTTCTGGCCGATACCGCCGGAAACCACCGAGCACGTGTCGTCGCTGTTGCCGCCGATGCCGCTGATCGTCGAGTACATGTCGGCCAATGCGTAGGTCGAGAACGATTGAGCGCTGGTGCTGATGTTCTTGACCGTCCAGTCACACTGCAAATAGGCCTTCGAGAGGCCAGGGTTCGTGTTGTCGACCGAGACCGGAACGAGCTTGAACACCAAGGTCGTCTCAAGGATCTTGTTACCAAATCCCGGATCTCGCTGGCTTACCACGATCGTGCGGGTCACATTTGCGCCCACCTGGGTGGTCTCTTCCGATTCGAGCGTGCTGAACGTGGAACCGTTGACCGGCAGTTCAGCGCCGCCGCCCTTCTTCCACTGGAACCATGCCTTCTCGAAGCAGTTCCAGTTCTCAAGGGAGATGAAACCGTCGTTGGTCGCATTGAAAGTTTGGATTCCCTGCGAACCGCCAGTACCGGTGACAACACGGTTGCACCACTTGTACGGACCGGGAGCGGCCGAATCGTAGAACAGGAGGTCGGCGTTTGCAGCAAATGCACTGCCGAGCAAAACGATAGAGAGAGCAAGTTTAGTATTTCGGATCATCGTCACTTCACCTTTGATAGCAGACTTTCGGGCCCCTACAGAGCCCTTGCAGGATTGAAAACCGATAAATTTTACCCAGTAAGTTGTACTCAAGACAAGGATGTTGTGGCACCAACTGGGTGGTGCCTCAACATCCCATGCCGAGTTAATTGGAGCGGCGGCGGCGTGCAGCCACGGCGAGCACACCCAGTCCGAGAGCGGCCATAGTTGCTGGCTCAGGCACAGCTTCGTACTTGACCACGATCTGGCCGCAGCGGAAGTCGTTCGAGCGCAAAGTACCAATGTTGAAATGGTACGCACCAGCAACATCACCCGTCTCCGACGCAACGTTCGTCAGGTTCGTCAGCAGGGACGAATCACCCAGCAGCTTGTTGAACGTCGCATCGTTCTTGGTGGCTTCGTACGAAGTGATCGGCAGACCGTAGGAGTCCATGGTGATCTTCGTCGAGTTCGGCAGGTTCGTGTTGAACACGTATCGGCCGTTGTTGTACGTGATCGAATCGTTCGAGCCGCCCAGGTCACCGAGGATGAACACGTTCAGCGAGTGATCCTCCGCCGACACATTCTTGACCTTCCAATCAAGGGTCATGGTCGCCGAGTTCACGCTGGTCGCCGTCAGGTTGTAGGTCAGAGTCCACTCGAACTTGTTGGCGTTGTTCGCGCCATCCCACTCGCGGTAAGTCATGGTCGCCGAAGAGGCTCCCACCGTCGCTGCAACCTGGTTGGACAGAGCGTACTCGCGTCCGCCACCGTCACCGTTGTAGTAGAACCAAAGTCGCTTGAGGGCGTCCTTGGCAACGTTCAGGCCTGTTCCGGGGTTGAAATAGCCAGCGCCATTCGTGCTGCTGGTGGTCGTTCGACCGATCGCGCCGGGGTTGCCGATCGAGTTCGAGAAAATGTGGTTGTAGACCCAGTTGGGGCTCGTGGTCGAAAGCGTCATGTT
This genomic interval carries:
- a CDS encoding PEP-CTERM sorting domain-containing protein, whose amino-acid sequence is MKRYLGLTILVLGAVGAQAQVSNMTLSTTSPNWVYNHIFSNSIGNPGAIGRTTTSSTNGAGYFNPGTGLNVAKDALKRLWFYYNGDGGGREYALSNQVAATVGASSATMTYREWDGANNANKFEWTLTYNLTATSVNSATMTLDWKVKNVSAEDHSLNVFILGDLGGSNDSITYNNGRYVFNTNLPNSTKITMDSYGLPITSYEATKNDATFNKLLGDSSLLTNLTNVASETGDVAGAYHFNIGTLRSNDFRCGQIVVKYEAVPEPATMAALGLGVLAVAARRRRSN